One part of the Prosthecobacter vanneervenii genome encodes these proteins:
- a CDS encoding amidohydrolase family protein — MNRRRFLQTTAAAALLHESAPAAAPATRIVDTHTHFYDPSRPGGVPWPGKGSPLYRTVLPADWLAVAAPHGVKETVVVEASPLVEDNQWIFDLAAKEKSIVGFVGHLDPGDAFADHLKRFAANPIFRGVRWSGTHLQDTTKQNAVLAGAKALAEHGLELDLNGGPTYLPHAAKLATDVTDLRIVINHLGASGDPQSLRPEWKENIRAVAKLPNVLMKVSALVEQVKCEYGKAPQDTAYYLPILDHLWESFGPDRLIYGSDWPVSDKGASYDVVFKVVDEFFRSKGSEACEKYFWKNSLAAYRWIERQ, encoded by the coding sequence ATGAACCGCCGTCGTTTTCTCCAGACCACCGCTGCCGCTGCCTTGCTGCATGAATCTGCGCCGGCCGCAGCGCCAGCCACGCGCATCGTCGACACGCACACTCATTTCTATGATCCCTCGCGGCCAGGTGGCGTGCCATGGCCTGGCAAAGGATCACCACTCTACCGCACCGTGCTGCCTGCCGACTGGCTGGCTGTGGCTGCACCGCATGGCGTGAAGGAAACCGTCGTGGTCGAAGCCAGCCCGCTGGTGGAGGACAACCAGTGGATATTCGATCTGGCCGCGAAGGAGAAGAGCATCGTGGGCTTTGTGGGGCATCTCGATCCGGGCGATGCATTCGCTGACCATCTGAAGCGCTTTGCCGCCAATCCCATCTTTCGTGGTGTGCGCTGGAGTGGCACACATTTGCAGGACACGACAAAGCAGAATGCTGTGCTGGCTGGTGCCAAGGCATTGGCTGAGCATGGCCTGGAGCTGGACCTCAATGGCGGCCCCACCTATCTGCCACATGCCGCCAAGCTGGCCACTGATGTGACGGACCTGCGCATCGTCATCAATCACCTCGGAGCCTCCGGCGATCCTCAGTCTCTGCGCCCCGAGTGGAAGGAAAACATCCGTGCCGTGGCCAAGCTGCCGAACGTCCTCATGAAAGTCTCCGCGCTGGTGGAACAGGTGAAATGTGAGTACGGCAAGGCTCCGCAGGATACCGCCTACTACCTCCCCATTCTCGATCATCTCTGGGAATCCTTCGGCCCCGACCGCCTCATCTACGGCAGCGACTGGCCCGTCTCCGACAAAGGCGCATCCTATGATGTCGTCTTCAAGGTCGTGGACGAGTTCTTCCGCAGCAAGGGCAGCGAGGCATGTGAAAAGTATTTCTGGAAGAACTCGCTGGCGGCGTATCGGTGGATTGAACGTCAATAA
- a CDS encoding RNA polymerase sigma factor, translated as MTSSFHDTRWTLVSRSRGEDPQAKAALSELCAAYYAPVVAFLRRDGRAEDVARDLAHDFFAKLLEGGTIDGADPLRGKFRSYLLMVLKRFAANQRDRDHAAKRGGGQVHAVIDGGSEQTGAGLQIADASIESPDVAFDREWALTLLARALAQLERDMREDGKSTQFETLKPWLTAEGDAAPQSEAAAKLGMSIEAMKVAVHRLRKRFRETVKVEIAQTLGHAGDVNEEMDALMRALRK; from the coding sequence ATGACCTCCTCCTTCCATGACACGCGCTGGACGCTCGTCTCCCGTTCGCGTGGCGAGGACCCGCAGGCGAAAGCGGCGCTGAGCGAGCTGTGCGCGGCCTACTATGCGCCGGTGGTGGCCTTTCTGCGGCGCGACGGGCGTGCCGAGGATGTGGCACGGGATCTGGCGCATGACTTCTTTGCCAAGCTGCTTGAGGGCGGGACGATTGACGGGGCCGATCCGCTGCGTGGGAAATTCCGGAGCTATCTGCTCATGGTGTTGAAACGCTTTGCCGCCAATCAACGAGACCGGGACCATGCGGCCAAGCGTGGAGGCGGGCAGGTGCATGCGGTGATCGACGGCGGCTCTGAGCAGACCGGCGCGGGACTGCAGATCGCGGATGCGAGCATCGAATCACCGGATGTGGCCTTTGACCGTGAATGGGCGCTGACGCTGCTGGCGCGTGCGCTGGCGCAGCTGGAACGTGACATGCGCGAGGATGGCAAATCAACGCAGTTTGAGACACTGAAACCCTGGCTGACGGCCGAAGGCGATGCCGCTCCGCAGAGCGAAGCCGCTGCGAAGCTAGGCATGAGCATCGAAGCCATGAAGGTGGCCGTGCATCGTTTGCGGAAGCGTTTTCGCGAAACCGTGAAGGTAGAGATCGCGCAGACGCTTGGCCATGCGGGAGATGTGAACGAAGAGATGGACGCGCTGATGCGGGCGCTGCGGAAGTAG
- a CDS encoding transposase has product MEFRFFDPRAKTDVSQRQLPHWEQDNAFYFITWRTADSIPRDVLVQWEAERHAWLEAHGIDPKLEDWQREVEMLPERDHREFYRLFTLKWHGMLDECHGECVLKQPRVSEIVAENLRHQDGSRYALEAFVVMPNHVHVLAGVHRRGEMKNLCRNWKRYTAGRINTMLGKEGQFWQWESFDHVVRSAASLEKFKKYIFDNPIKARLKEGEYRVWAKPK; this is encoded by the coding sequence ATGGAGTTTCGGTTCTTTGATCCACGGGCGAAGACTGATGTCTCGCAGCGGCAGTTGCCGCACTGGGAACAGGACAACGCCTTCTACTTCATCACCTGGCGCACGGCGGATTCGATTCCACGGGATGTATTGGTACAATGGGAGGCGGAGCGACATGCATGGCTGGAGGCGCATGGCATCGATCCAAAGCTGGAAGACTGGCAGCGTGAAGTCGAGATGCTGCCAGAGCGGGATCATCGGGAGTTTTACAGGCTCTTCACCCTCAAGTGGCATGGGATGCTGGATGAGTGCCATGGCGAGTGTGTTCTCAAGCAGCCGAGGGTGAGCGAGATCGTGGCTGAAAACCTGCGGCATCAAGACGGCAGCAGATATGCACTGGAGGCTTTTGTGGTTATGCCAAATCATGTGCATGTGCTCGCAGGCGTGCATCGACGTGGCGAGATGAAAAATCTCTGCCGAAACTGGAAGCGATACACCGCAGGGAGAATCAACACGATGCTCGGGAAAGAAGGGCAGTTCTGGCAGTGGGAGAGCTTTGACCACGTCGTGCGCAGCGCGGCGAGCCTGGAGAAGTTCAAGAAATATATCTTCGACAACCCCATCAAGGCCCGCTTGAAGGAAGGCGAGTATCGAGTGTGGGCAAAGCCCAAGTAG
- a CDS encoding protein phosphatase 2C domain-containing protein — MSAPTTTVLTDRVPLLETQPPAFIQEQDFAARQYRGRRDNQEDYYAFADAAEPEERSLERLLLVVGDGLGAHAGGSVASYIGVNAFVRAYHEQDGPNSWKLRHAVEVANETLGFITSRMPSVAPPMGTTMVGVLITPKTLEWISVGDSPLFLFRDGELIRLNADHSLSPIIDARAARGEITREEAENHPDRHTLQAALMGMPLALIDAPPEPLVLKKGDIVIAASDGIFTLTHKALEELLSFGKHTTADKISDAIIFAIRRINNDRQDNTTVGVVKIS, encoded by the coding sequence GTGAGCGCCCCCACCACCACCGTCCTGACCGATCGCGTCCCCCTGCTTGAAACCCAGCCCCCTGCTTTCATCCAGGAGCAGGACTTTGCCGCCCGGCAGTACCGCGGCCGCCGGGACAATCAGGAGGACTACTATGCCTTTGCCGATGCGGCGGAGCCCGAGGAGCGCAGCCTGGAGCGCCTGCTTCTGGTGGTGGGAGACGGCCTCGGCGCGCATGCCGGTGGCAGCGTGGCCAGCTACATCGGGGTGAACGCCTTTGTCCGTGCCTACCACGAGCAGGACGGTCCCAACTCCTGGAAGCTCCGCCACGCCGTGGAGGTGGCGAATGAGACGCTAGGCTTCATCACCAGCCGCATGCCCAGCGTGGCCCCGCCCATGGGTACCACGATGGTGGGCGTGCTCATCACCCCCAAAACCTTGGAGTGGATCAGTGTGGGGGATTCCCCGCTCTTCCTCTTCCGCGATGGCGAGCTCATCCGCCTGAATGCGGACCACAGCCTTTCCCCCATCATCGACGCCCGCGCCGCACGCGGAGAGATCACCCGCGAGGAGGCGGAAAACCACCCCGACCGCCACACGCTGCAGGCCGCCCTCATGGGCATGCCGCTGGCCCTCATCGACGCCCCGCCGGAGCCGCTGGTGCTGAAAAAAGGAGACATCGTCATCGCCGCCAGCGACGGCATCTTTACCCTCACTCACAAGGCGCTGGAGGAGCTGCTCAGCTTTGGCAAGCACACCACGGCCGACAAGATCTCCGACGCCATCATCTTTGCCATCCGCCGCATCAACAACGACCGCCAGGACAACACGACGGTGGGTGTGGTGAAGATCAGCTAG
- the dtd gene encoding D-aminoacyl-tRNA deacylase, which produces MRLVLQRVSSASVTVDGSITGQIGTGFMILAGIEGEDTLDDLTWLVQKVTQMRVFGDAEGKMNLSVKDVGGDLLVVSQFTLHASTKKGNRPSFIRAARPEIAIPLYEQFLALLETEMGRPVARGIFGADMKVALVNDGPVTICIDSRARE; this is translated from the coding sequence ATGCGCCTCGTACTCCAACGCGTCTCCTCTGCTTCCGTCACTGTGGATGGCAGCATCACCGGCCAGATTGGCACCGGGTTCATGATCCTGGCCGGGATTGAAGGCGAGGACACACTCGATGACCTGACCTGGCTGGTGCAAAAGGTGACGCAGATGCGGGTCTTTGGCGATGCGGAGGGAAAGATGAACCTCAGTGTGAAAGACGTGGGCGGCGATCTGCTGGTGGTGAGCCAGTTCACGCTGCATGCCAGCACCAAGAAAGGAAACCGCCCCAGCTTCATCCGCGCGGCGCGGCCGGAGATTGCTATCCCGCTCTACGAGCAGTTTCTCGCCCTGCTGGAGACGGAGATGGGCAGACCGGTGGCACGTGGCATCTTCGGAGCGGACATGAAGGTGGCGCTGGTGAATGACGGCCCTGTAACCATCTGCATCGACTCAAGGGCAAGGGAGTAA
- a CDS encoding serine/threonine-protein kinase → MDSPPSSSDPFHGLNPADLMAAAAMPTDGGADTLPLSRADLPSVAEIAAAFPDLEILDLIGHGGMSAVFKARQPRLDRIVALKVLPKSLAATPGFAERFTREGRVLARLSHPGIVTVHDFGESGGFCYLIMEYVDGVNLRQAMRAGRFTPEQALGIVPVMCEALQYAHSQGVLHRDIKPENILLDAQGRVKIVDFGIAKILDEKGGDSMLLTQSGARLGTAPYMAPEQIEKPATVDHRADIYSLGVVFYEMLTGELPLGRFAAPSEKAAVNGGMDEIVFRALAKERERRQQSAGEFKTQIEGVASLPPQMRRSVAWQFQSFEYKTRRTLFGMPLLHVTSGIDPATGRKRVARGFFALGDKAVGVVAFGGQARGIFACGGMAVGVVAIGGMAVGLVCWGGLALALVFALGGLSIGTLASGGAAIGWQALGGTAFGWYAHGGYVIAQHGLGGQVYAPHVYQAFAELPAALRWMSDTSGWMSFGAFLWLPLMLPSVLVPWWARRQLEFEALGSSRNATPWYERPSRVLWTLPAMLLVFGALAWMFSHWLHAGVAGISAPIFIASAIGVVGLILAGMSLPLWLRLVPMNSLYGVRLPSAFVSDQRWYDVNAVFGKQLFGWSLTIVGAGLAGFYQLPRHQDAYAWAALTLTLAGVAASVISTLVWMRRHPVGGPEIKPHRLARNLELLLPALVLGFFIKAFICASYSIPHGNEPGVAKGSWWLASRLNTGFAPGDLIAYAHESGQTWLGRVVAVEPKGLRLKRGSSKEEFFMPWDKIIGKMLFSYWPREAWKAGADVGPEAPNASPPPVVEGTARALEQKPVLRFVRLQRNQQSWEWPLYSPDGKPLYDEKSRRLVTESSGDSMCSAGAEDCWLQMWFEHPDFDPYSAVGVEISDASGLPLKDRDGSLMGQGNGLAGRNNPLLGYVLSPGRVGRLPSEVQITLRYSIGPWQPGKVIPSTWQGAMWLSKDCMLAGPGDDSRHLAFVSWSMGSYDTLYDAVARLKNGGSTGSLDLSWAGSGGNIVQRRSFRVSLSEVESFQFRSRKIQSVTFTHVKTPPLP, encoded by the coding sequence ATGGACTCTCCCCCTTCCTCCTCTGATCCCTTTCATGGGCTGAACCCCGCCGACCTCATGGCCGCAGCAGCCATGCCGACCGACGGCGGCGCGGACACACTGCCACTCTCCCGCGCCGACCTGCCCTCTGTGGCGGAAATCGCGGCTGCGTTTCCTGATCTCGAAATCCTGGATCTCATCGGCCACGGCGGCATGAGCGCGGTTTTCAAGGCGCGCCAGCCGAGGCTGGACCGCATCGTGGCGCTGAAAGTGCTGCCCAAGTCGCTGGCGGCGACGCCCGGCTTTGCGGAGCGATTTACACGGGAGGGCCGTGTGCTGGCGCGGCTGAGCCATCCGGGCATCGTGACGGTGCATGATTTTGGCGAGAGCGGAGGCTTCTGTTACCTCATCATGGAATACGTCGATGGTGTAAACCTGCGCCAGGCCATGCGTGCCGGGCGCTTCACACCGGAGCAGGCGCTGGGCATCGTGCCCGTGATGTGCGAGGCGCTGCAGTATGCCCACAGCCAGGGCGTGCTGCACCGCGACATCAAGCCGGAGAACATCCTGCTGGATGCGCAGGGCCGGGTGAAGATCGTGGACTTTGGCATCGCCAAGATCCTGGATGAAAAAGGCGGCGACTCCATGCTGCTGACGCAGAGCGGCGCGCGGCTGGGCACTGCCCCCTACATGGCGCCGGAGCAGATCGAAAAGCCCGCCACGGTGGACCACCGCGCAGACATCTACAGCCTGGGCGTGGTGTTTTACGAGATGCTCACCGGAGAGCTGCCGCTCGGCCGCTTTGCCGCCCCCTCTGAAAAGGCGGCGGTGAACGGCGGCATGGACGAGATCGTCTTCAGGGCTCTGGCCAAAGAGCGCGAGCGCCGCCAGCAGAGTGCGGGGGAGTTTAAGACACAAATCGAAGGTGTGGCCAGCCTGCCACCTCAGATGCGGCGCTCAGTGGCGTGGCAGTTTCAAAGCTTTGAATACAAGACCAGGCGCACGCTCTTTGGCATGCCGCTGCTGCATGTGACCTCCGGCATCGATCCCGCCACCGGGCGCAAGCGCGTAGCGCGCGGCTTCTTTGCCCTGGGAGACAAGGCCGTGGGCGTGGTGGCTTTTGGCGGGCAGGCTCGTGGCATCTTTGCCTGCGGCGGCATGGCCGTGGGCGTGGTGGCCATCGGGGGCATGGCGGTGGGGCTGGTCTGCTGGGGCGGGCTGGCGCTGGCGCTGGTGTTTGCCCTGGGCGGGCTCAGCATCGGCACGCTGGCCTCAGGCGGTGCGGCCATCGGCTGGCAGGCGCTGGGGGGCACGGCTTTCGGATGGTACGCGCACGGAGGCTATGTCATCGCCCAGCATGGGCTGGGCGGCCAGGTGTACGCGCCGCATGTGTACCAAGCCTTTGCCGAGCTGCCCGCCGCGCTGCGCTGGATGTCAGACACCTCCGGGTGGATGAGCTTTGGGGCCTTCCTGTGGCTGCCGCTGATGCTGCCCTCAGTCCTCGTGCCATGGTGGGCGCGCAGGCAGCTGGAGTTTGAGGCACTGGGGAGCAGCAGGAATGCCACCCCCTGGTATGAGCGCCCCTCTCGAGTGCTATGGACGCTGCCTGCCATGCTGCTGGTCTTTGGAGCCCTGGCGTGGATGTTCAGCCACTGGCTGCACGCGGGCGTGGCGGGAATAAGCGCGCCCATCTTTATCGCATCTGCAATCGGAGTCGTGGGACTCATCCTGGCGGGCATGAGCCTGCCGCTGTGGCTGCGGCTGGTGCCCATGAACTCCCTCTACGGCGTGCGCCTGCCTTCCGCCTTTGTCTCCGATCAGCGCTGGTATGATGTGAACGCTGTCTTTGGCAAGCAGCTCTTTGGCTGGTCGCTCACCATCGTGGGAGCAGGGCTGGCGGGCTTTTACCAGCTGCCGCGCCATCAGGATGCGTATGCCTGGGCTGCGCTCACGCTCACACTTGCCGGCGTGGCGGCTTCGGTGATCTCCACGCTGGTATGGATGCGCCGCCATCCGGTGGGCGGGCCGGAGATCAAGCCACACCGGCTGGCGCGAAATCTTGAACTGCTGCTACCGGCGCTGGTGCTGGGCTTTTTCATCAAGGCCTTCATCTGCGCGTCCTATTCCATCCCCCATGGCAATGAGCCCGGCGTGGCCAAAGGCAGCTGGTGGCTGGCCTCACGCCTCAACACCGGCTTCGCGCCAGGAGATCTGATTGCCTATGCCCATGAGAGCGGCCAGACGTGGCTGGGCCGCGTGGTGGCAGTGGAGCCCAAGGGCCTGCGGCTGAAGCGTGGCAGCAGCAAGGAGGAGTTCTTCATGCCGTGGGATAAGATCATCGGCAAGATGCTGTTTTCGTACTGGCCCAGGGAGGCGTGGAAGGCGGGCGCGGATGTGGGGCCGGAAGCGCCTAACGCCTCACCGCCGCCTGTGGTGGAAGGCACCGCCCGTGCTCTGGAGCAAAAGCCCGTGCTGCGCTTTGTGCGGCTGCAGCGGAACCAGCAAAGCTGGGAATGGCCGCTGTATTCTCCGGATGGAAAGCCGCTGTACGATGAAAAATCCCGCCGTCTCGTCACCGAATCATCGGGAGATTCCATGTGCTCTGCTGGTGCTGAAGACTGCTGGCTGCAGATGTGGTTTGAACATCCGGACTTTGATCCTTACAGCGCGGTCGGGGTGGAAATCAGTGATGCGAGCGGCCTGCCGTTAAAAGATCGCGATGGCAGCCTCATGGGGCAGGGCAATGGTCTGGCGGGGCGAAATAATCCACTGCTCGGCTATGTGCTCAGTCCTGGGCGCGTTGGCAGGCTGCCTTCGGAAGTCCAGATCACCCTGCGGTACTCCATCGGTCCATGGCAGCCTGGCAAAGTGATCCCATCCACCTGGCAGGGGGCGATGTGGCTGAGCAAGGACTGCATGCTTGCCGGGCCTGGAGACGACTCCCGGCATCTGGCTTTTGTCTCATGGTCCATGGGTTCCTACGACACTCTCTATGATGCCGTGGCGCGGCTGAAAAACGGCGGCAGCACCGGGTCGCTTGATCTGTCGTGGGCTGGAAGCGGAGGGAACATCGTTCAGCGACGGAGCTTCCGGGTGTCTCTCAGCGAAGTGGAGTCTTTTCAGTTTCGCAGCCGCAAGATCCAAAGCGTGACTTTTACTCACGTGAAGACCCCGCCCCTCCCATGA
- a CDS encoding aldose epimerase family protein produces MRRHALPSLFLLLMSISGLSSAASVESRTWGKTPAGEEVQLFTLKNTGGLEAQICTWGGYIVTLKAPDKKGALADVTLGFDSLDGYLGKNPFFGCITGRYANRIGGAKFTLDGVEYSVTANSGKHQLHGGKAGFDKKLWAAKAVKDGVELSYTSPDGEEGYPGTLKCTVTYTLTPDNGLKIDYAATADKATVLNLTNHAYFNLSGEGSGDILGHQLTIPTEQITATDDDLIPTGEIASIKGTPLDFTTPHAIGERIGADFKPLVQGIGYDHNYVLQGSGLKLAAIVKDTASGRVMTVRTTEPGVQLYTGNHLNGVPGKGGHIYAKRHGFCLETQHYPDSPNHPSFPGTTLRPGETFQSTTIYQFSAE; encoded by the coding sequence ATGCGCCGCCACGCGCTGCCCAGCCTTTTCCTGCTCCTCATGTCCATTTCCGGTCTGTCATCTGCCGCCAGCGTGGAATCCCGAACCTGGGGTAAAACACCGGCGGGCGAGGAGGTCCAGCTCTTCACGCTGAAAAACACCGGCGGTCTGGAAGCGCAAATTTGCACCTGGGGCGGCTACATCGTCACGCTGAAGGCGCCGGATAAAAAAGGAGCTCTCGCGGATGTGACGCTGGGCTTTGACAGCCTGGACGGCTACCTCGGCAAGAACCCCTTTTTTGGCTGTATTACCGGTCGCTACGCCAACCGCATCGGCGGGGCAAAGTTCACCCTCGATGGCGTGGAATACTCCGTAACGGCCAACTCTGGCAAACACCAGCTTCACGGCGGCAAGGCAGGCTTTGACAAGAAACTCTGGGCCGCCAAGGCGGTTAAGGATGGGGTGGAACTCAGCTACACCAGCCCCGATGGCGAGGAAGGCTACCCCGGCACCCTGAAGTGCACCGTGACCTACACCCTCACGCCTGACAACGGCCTGAAGATCGACTACGCGGCCACCGCGGACAAGGCCACTGTGCTGAACCTGACCAACCACGCCTACTTCAACCTCTCCGGCGAAGGCAGCGGCGACATCCTCGGCCACCAGCTGACGATTCCCACCGAACAGATCACCGCCACGGACGATGACCTCATTCCCACCGGCGAGATCGCCAGCATCAAGGGCACGCCGTTGGACTTCACCACTCCGCATGCCATCGGCGAGCGCATCGGCGCGGACTTCAAGCCTCTCGTGCAGGGCATCGGCTACGACCATAACTACGTCCTCCAGGGCAGCGGCCTGAAGCTGGCAGCCATCGTCAAAGACACCGCCAGCGGTCGCGTGATGACCGTGCGCACCACGGAGCCCGGGGTGCAGCTCTACACCGGCAATCATCTCAATGGCGTGCCGGGCAAGGGTGGGCATATTTATGCAAAGCGGCATGGTTTCTGCCTGGAAACGCAGCATTATCCCGATAGCCCGAATCATCCCAGCTTCCCCGGCACGACCCTGCGTCCGGGCGAAACCTTTCAGAGCACCACGATTTACCAGTTTTCTGCCGAGTGA
- the aspS gene encoding aspartate--tRNA ligase gives MIPNAYRSLHCNAVRSEHIGQTVTLCGWVNSARDHGGVIFIDLRDREGLTQVVFRPEENAELAAQSHTLRDEDVLQITGKVAARLKGTENAKLGTGDVEIVATECKILNKADVLPFQLDRELSNEDMRMKYRYLDLRRERMSKNIRTRHKITNAARNYLDGAGFIEVETPILSNPTPEGARDFLVPARLNPGKFYALPQAPQQYKQLMMVAGLERYFQIARCFRDEDLRADRQPEFTQIDIEASFIQRDDIVNLVEGLLVSMFKAGTGRDIPAPFPCMTYQEAMDRYGSDKPDTRYGNEIVDMADVFANSGFKIFRTTIENGGVVRAINAKGFAGITTGQMIRLNEIATQAGMKVKQLAFIKVERDANGVLEYKSPLWKFFSEDEQKALIAKLGVEENDIVFFYAGTWQEACDILGRVRVEIANMTQLTKDSTALNFLWVVDFPLLAQDAETQSWVAVHHPFTRPKTEDIPLMEAGEYAKVRAEAYDVVLNGYELGGGSIRIHEKDLQAKLFSVLGVNEEEQAHKFGHILDAFRFGAPPHGGLALGLDRIAMLVSGEDSIREVIAFPKNNKGSDLMTDSPTQIDFKTLREIYIQSTYKEKKPEAAAVA, from the coding sequence ATGATCCCCAACGCCTACCGTTCCCTTCACTGCAACGCCGTCCGCTCTGAGCACATCGGCCAGACCGTCACCCTGTGTGGCTGGGTGAATTCGGCGCGCGACCATGGCGGCGTCATCTTCATCGACCTGCGCGACCGCGAAGGCCTGACCCAGGTGGTCTTCCGCCCGGAAGAAAACGCCGAGCTCGCCGCGCAGAGCCACACTCTGCGTGACGAAGACGTGCTGCAGATCACCGGCAAGGTGGCCGCCCGTCTCAAGGGCACCGAAAACGCCAAGCTGGGCACCGGCGATGTCGAAATCGTCGCCACCGAGTGCAAAATCCTCAACAAGGCCGACGTGCTGCCCTTCCAGCTGGACCGCGAGCTGTCCAATGAGGACATGCGCATGAAGTACCGCTACCTGGACCTGCGCCGCGAGCGCATGAGCAAGAACATCCGCACGCGCCACAAGATCACCAACGCCGCGCGCAACTACCTGGACGGAGCTGGCTTCATTGAAGTGGAGACGCCGATCCTCAGCAACCCGACGCCTGAAGGCGCACGCGACTTCCTGGTGCCTGCCCGTCTGAACCCCGGCAAATTCTACGCGCTGCCGCAGGCCCCGCAGCAGTACAAGCAGCTCATGATGGTGGCCGGTTTGGAGCGCTACTTCCAGATCGCCCGCTGCTTCCGCGATGAAGACCTGCGCGCCGACCGCCAGCCGGAGTTCACCCAGATCGACATCGAGGCCAGCTTCATCCAGCGCGACGACATCGTGAACCTCGTCGAAGGCCTTCTCGTGAGCATGTTCAAAGCCGGCACCGGCCGCGACATCCCCGCGCCCTTCCCGTGCATGACCTACCAGGAAGCCATGGACCGCTACGGCTCCGACAAGCCGGATACGCGCTACGGCAACGAGATCGTGGACATGGCCGACGTCTTCGCGAACAGCGGCTTCAAGATCTTCCGCACCACCATTGAAAACGGCGGCGTCGTGCGTGCCATCAATGCCAAGGGCTTTGCCGGCATCACCACCGGCCAGATGATCCGCCTCAACGAGATCGCCACGCAGGCGGGCATGAAGGTCAAGCAGCTCGCCTTCATCAAGGTGGAGCGCGATGCCAACGGCGTGCTCGAATACAAGAGCCCGCTCTGGAAGTTCTTCAGCGAGGACGAGCAGAAGGCGCTCATCGCCAAGCTCGGGGTCGAGGAGAACGACATCGTCTTCTTCTACGCCGGCACCTGGCAGGAAGCCTGCGACATCCTCGGCCGCGTGCGCGTGGAGATCGCCAACATGACGCAGCTCACCAAAGACAGCACCGCGCTGAACTTCCTGTGGGTGGTGGACTTCCCGCTGCTGGCCCAGGACGCGGAAACGCAGAGCTGGGTGGCCGTGCATCATCCCTTCACCCGCCCGAAGACGGAAGACATTCCGCTCATGGAAGCCGGCGAATACGCCAAGGTGCGCGCCGAAGCCTACGACGTGGTGCTCAACGGCTACGAACTCGGCGGCGGCTCCATCCGAATCCATGAAAAGGACCTGCAGGCCAAGCTCTTCAGTGTGCTCGGCGTGAACGAAGAGGAGCAGGCCCACAAGTTTGGCCACATCCTCGACGCCTTCCGCTTCGGCGCACCTCCCCACGGCGGCCTCGCGCTCGGCCTCGACCGCATCGCCATGCTGGTGAGCGGAGAGGACAGCATCCGCGAAGTGATCGCCTTCCCGAAAAACAACAAGGGCAGCGATTTGATGACCGACAGCCCCACGCAGATCGACTTCAAGACCCTGCGCGAGATCTACATCCAGAGCACCTACAAGGAGAAGAAGCCGGAGGCTGCAGCAGTGGCGTAA